The following DNA comes from Halorhabdus tiamatea SARL4B.
TCATGTCGGCGTGGTACTTCGTCGCCTTGTCCCGGGGGAAGATGTCGAGGATGATGGGTTCCTCGGCAAGGAGCGGACCGCTACCCTGGTCGTGGGGATCGGCGGCGTCCGCGCCGCAGGCGACGATCGTCTCGTCGAGCGCACACCCGTCTCTGAGGAGCGTCACCTCGATCTCCTCGCGGACGCGCTCGCTTGTCAGCACTTCGCCCTCGTGGACGAGTCGGCCCTCGTCGTCCACGCCAGCCCCCCTGATGAGGTCCTCGGCGGCGGCCATCGCGCGCTCGTTGGCTCGCTGGGCGGCCCGGACGTGCTCGATTTCTTCGTCCGTCTTTACGGCTCGGGCTTGCTCGATGGCGTCGTCGTGATCGACGACGACCTCGATACCCTGCTCGCGGAGTGCGTCCGCCGTTCCCGTCGGGAACCGTGGCGGAACGGCGACACTTTCGACGTCGTGATCGCGCAGGAATGCCGCTCGAACCTGGGCGGCCGCCTCGCGACGGCCGTGTTCCTCGAGACGTTGATCGTACGCGAAGTCGACGAAGCGCTCGACCGTATCGGCGCGCGCGTCCCGCTTCGCGCGGCCGAACTCCAGACTTCGAACGAACAGCAGGTGCGTACCGCCGGCGTACAGCGTCACGAACGGGTCGGGAGCGTCGAACCCGGAGAGGTACTGCTGGTTCGGATCGGTTCCGTCGGCGTCCAGAAGATAGCCGTCGGCGTCGAGTGCATCGAGGCGAGCGTCGACCGCTGAGAGGTCAGGATCCATGCCGTCGGTTCGGGCCGCGACCGCCAAAGGGCTACCGACCTTCGGCCAGCAACCGCGCCTCGACGTAGGCTTCGGCTTCCGCCCGCATCGACGAGAGATCGAGATCGGAGGTCACCTGCTCGGCCATCGCGCCGGATAGCATCGTATGCAACATGGTCGCCACCTGTTCGGGATCGACCTCCCGGAAGGTGCCGTCCTCGATGCCGTCGCGGATGACGTCAGCGAGTCGATCCCGGAAAAAGCGGTCGTGTTCGGTGAAGTGGCGACGGTACTCCTGGTCGGTGGCTGCCTGGGCACGCATCTCGGCCATCGCACGCTGAAACGCCATTGACTCTGGCGTCTCCTCGGCGAATATTCGGTCGAACAGGGTCAGCAATCGTTCGTCCGCGCTCGCCCCAGACTCAGTGCCCAGGCCAGCCTCAGCGTCCTCGAGCAGGTACGAGAGGAAGTCGACCAGAAGCTCGTCTTTCCCTTCGTAGTGGTGATAGAGTAGCGACGTGCTCTTCGGGAAGTGCTGGCCGATCCGGTCGATAGTCAGATCCGCATACCCGTGTTCGAGCAACGCCGCGTACGTCGCTTTCAGGATTTCGATACGCGTCTCCGCTGGGTCGTCAGGAAAGAGTCCCGATTGCATCGTTGGTGGTACTGTGTCGGGGTCCTCGATTAGTCTCCCGGTTTAGACCTGTGGCACGACGAGACGGACAGCACCTTCAGAGCTTCCCAACCCGTGACTGTTTCTGAGGAGACACGAGCGACTCCACTGGCTGATGAAACAGCCGCTCTGGACATTGGTGTAAACAATCTCGTCGCCTGTACCACGACGACCGGCGAGCAATACCTGTACGAAGGCCGCGAGTTGTTCCAGCGTTTGCGCGAGACGACACGGGAGGTCTCCCGGCTACAATCCAAACTCGAAGACGGACGATACAGTAGCGAGCGTATCCGGCGACTGTACCGAAAGCGAACCCGTCGTCGTGACCACGCCCAAGAAGCACTGTGTCGTGATTTGCTCGAACGGCTGTACGCCGAGGGCGTGGACACGGTGCATATCGGTGGCTTGACTGACGTGCTGGAGACGCACTGGTCGGTCGAGACGAACGCCAAGACCCACAACTTCTGGGCGTTCAAGCAATTCACTGATACTGCCGGCTGTAACAGACTGAAGGAATTCGCCACCCCGGTGTGGCGAATATCATTACGAACTTACAGCCGGCAGTATGAACGACTGGCCTGCACTGCCGAGGAATACGGCATCTCGATGGAAGTTCGGTCAGAGGCGTGGACCAGCCAAGAGTGCCCGCAGTGCGGTTCGACAGACCGAACGACACGGCATCAGGACACACTCACCTGTCCGTGTGGGTTCGAGGAGCACGCCAACCTCACGGCATCAGAGAGGTTCTTGGAGCGGCAGACAGAGGAAGCAGTCAGGCCGATGGCACGGCCCGTGTGGTTCGAGTGGGACGACCACGACTGGTCAGAGTTGTCATGCTCTCATCGTCCCAAAGAACAGCGCACAGACCAGAGTACCGCCCACCGTGACGGGAATATTGCCTCCGGGGAGTCTTGGGCCGGCTGAGACTCCCACGGAGGAAACCGCGCCGTCGTCGGGCAAGGCCCGACTGCCTGAGGGATCTTTGATCCCTCTCTGTTTACGGCGCGGGGGATGTCATATCCAGGGTAACTTCCCACGATCGTACTCCTGTTCGTCCCTGGAATCGCTCTCACTCGGAGTGTCGTCTTCCTGTCCGGAATCGGCTGCGTTGGCCGTACTCGATGCGTCCCCGCGACCGACTCCACCGTCGGTCGTCGGAATCGCGGTTTCTGGCGACCCGTCGCCGGTCTCGGGATCGATCGCGAGGAGGGCGGTCACACCGAGGACAGCCAGCGACAGCGGCGCTTCCGGGGGGACAAGTCCGTAGATCGACAGTGGCAGGACGCCGAGAGCGACTGCACTGCCGAAGCGGAAGCGGTCGATGTCGACCATCGTCCGGAGCCAGGGGCCAAGCGCCGCGATCAACAGGGCGAATGCGACACCGACGGCGGCGGCGGCCGTCCCGCGGACCACCAGCCCAGGGTCCGTCGCGAGGGCGAACTCTGCTCCCGACAGGTCGACGCTGGCGACGAGCCCGATGCCGATGACGACCGCTGGCCGAGGGAGGAACTCGCCGATCCGAGCACTCGCCGTCTTGGCTGCGATCGCGAGGATCACGAGGCCGGCGAACCGCTCGAAGACGGCCAGATCGAGGACGCTGCTGATGGTCGGTGCGAGCGTGGCCTCGACGGCCGCGATCGGCACCAACAGGATGCCGACGCCGAGGACGGCCACTATCTGCTCGCGGGGCGAGCCGTCCATGTCGGCGAGGATGACGGCGACGGTCGCACTCCCACCGAAGACGAGCAGGCCGATCTCGACGATCCCGACGACGTCGTCGACTGCTCCTGCGAGTATCAGTGCCGGGAACACGCCGTCGACCAGCGGAAGGATCATGACCGTCGCCAGGAGCCGCTGGGCACCGCCGACGCGTCGCTCGATGGCGAGCGCGATCGGATGCTGGGAGCTACTCATCAGGGACGCAGGCCGTCTCCCGTGGCCAGTGGGTACCTGGACCGTCTCCGGCATCGCTGAAGAACACCGTGACGGTCGTGCTCCGCCGGCTGCCAGTCGGTGACAGCGTCGAAATTAAATGTCCCCATCGACTTCCCTGTATTACTCATCGCTTCGGTAGCCGCAGGCTGCTCACAGGCGATCCGCGAGTTGATGGGGATGGCGGAAGCCATATGAAAAACCACGAAGGATAGAAGTAAAAACGTTGTGTGAGACGCGCCCGCAAGCGACGCGATCTATGGGAAATTCCCGCATAATGCGTGAATAGCAACTCTATTGTCCGTATTTATGACTGAATGTAGAAATACGCGGGCGGAAAGCAGACTGGAGCTGGACATTTGCTTGTTCGATCATTATGTTTTGGGGTGTTCGGCCCAGGAGTCAACCGGCGGCTGGACGCAACTGGGGTCGGCGGGAACTCGCAACGCTTTTGGCCCACGCTGTGCGACCGCTTACATGGCGAAGAACGATCGACCGTTTTCCGCGAAACTCGAGGTACCGGAAGCGCTGACCTTCGACGACGTCCTGTTGCGACCCAAGGAGAGTCGCGTGGAACCGGACGACGCGGCGACTGAGACGCACGTCTCGAAGAACGTCTCGCTGAACGTCCCCGTTCTCTCGGCGGCGATGGACACCGTCACCGAGAGCGAGATGGCGATCGCGATGGCCCGCCACGGCGGACTCGGCGTCATCCATCGGAATATGGACGTCGACCGGATGGTCACCGAGATCGAACGCGTCAAGCGTGCCGACGAGCTCATCATTCGAGACGTCGTCACCGCTGACCCGGACCAGACTGTCAGTGAGGTCGACGCGATGATGCAACGGGAGGGCGTCAGTGGGGCGCCCGTCGTCGGCGACGACGACGAGGTTCTGGGCATCATCTCGGCGACGGACATCCGGCCGTACCTGGAGGTTGGTGATTCCGACGCCGTCAGCGAGGCCATGACCGACGAGGTCATCACCGCCGACGCGGACGTCTCTCCACGGGAGGCGCTCGAACTCATGTACGAGCACAAGATCGAGCGCGTCCCGATCGTCGACGACGGGGACCGCCTCATCGGGCTCGTGACCATGCAGGGCATCCTCCAGCGTCGCGAGTTCGATCAGGCCGCCCGCGACGAGAACGGTCGCCTCCGGTGTGGCGTCGCCGTCGGCCCCTTCGAGGAAGACCGAGCCAAGGCAGCCGACGACGCTGGTGCGGACGTCATCTTCATCGACTGCGCGCACGCGCACAATCTCGACGTCGTCGATACCGCTCGTGATATCAAGGCCGACGTCGACGCTGACGTCGTGGTCGGCAACATCGGCACCCGGGAAGCCGCCGAGGCGCTTGCCGACTTCGCCGACGGACTCAAGGTCGGGATCGGCCCGGGTAGCATCTGTACGACGCGGATCGTCTCCGGGTCGGGGATGCCCCAGCTATCGGCCGTCGCCGAGGTCGCGGACGTCGCGGCCGAGCACGACGTCCCCGTCATTGCGGACGGTGGCATCCGCTACTCCGGCGACGCGATCAAGGCCATCGGGGCCGGCGCTGACGCCGTGATGCTCGGGTCGTACTTCGCGGGTACCGACGAGGCTCCGGGTCGCATCATCACGCGCAACGGCAAGAAGTACAAGCAGTACCGCGGGATGGGCAGCGTCGGTGCGATGAAATCCGGCGGTGGCGAACGATACCTCAAGGACGTCGAAGATCAGGACGAGGAAGACTACGTCCCGGAGGGTGTCGAGGCCGCAACCCCCTATCAGGGACCGGTCGAGAACGAACTCCACCAGATGGTCGGCGGGATGCAGTCCGGCATGGGCTACGTCGGTGCGAGTTCGATCCCTGAATTCAAAGAGCGCGCCGAATTCGTCCGCGTCTCCAGTGCCGGCCAACAGGAGAACCACCCACACGACGTCCTCATCACCGACGAAGCACCGAACTACAGTCCTGGCGAGTGACGACGGGGCAGTAGCGGAAAAACGACTTACTGCAGCTTTCGCCCGGCGGACAGGCCACTCCTGAGTGCCGCGCGTGTCCGCCCGATGCCGTTGACCCAGTCTCCGGCGATCGCCAAGTCAGACTCGAGCGCCTGTTCGATCAGTTCTCCGTCCGGCCTCCGCGTGGGGATCGCGTCGCCCCAGCGCTGG
Coding sequences within:
- a CDS encoding TetR/AcrR family transcriptional regulator translates to MQSGLFPDDPAETRIEILKATYAALLEHGYADLTIDRIGQHFPKSTSLLYHHYEGKDELLVDFLSYLLEDAEAGLGTESGASADERLLTLFDRIFAEETPESMAFQRAMAEMRAQAATDQEYRRHFTEHDRFFRDRLADVIRDGIEDGTFREVDPEQVATMLHTMLSGAMAEQVTSDLDLSSMRAEAEAYVEARLLAEGR
- the guaB gene encoding IMP dehydrogenase is translated as MAKNDRPFSAKLEVPEALTFDDVLLRPKESRVEPDDAATETHVSKNVSLNVPVLSAAMDTVTESEMAIAMARHGGLGVIHRNMDVDRMVTEIERVKRADELIIRDVVTADPDQTVSEVDAMMQREGVSGAPVVGDDDEVLGIISATDIRPYLEVGDSDAVSEAMTDEVITADADVSPREALELMYEHKIERVPIVDDGDRLIGLVTMQGILQRREFDQAARDENGRLRCGVAVGPFEEDRAKAADDAGADVIFIDCAHAHNLDVVDTARDIKADVDADVVVGNIGTREAAEALADFADGLKVGIGPGSICTTRIVSGSGMPQLSAVAEVADVAAEHDVPVIADGGIRYSGDAIKAIGAGADAVMLGSYFAGTDEAPGRIITRNGKKYKQYRGMGSVGAMKSGGGERYLKDVEDQDEEDYVPEGVEAATPYQGPVENELHQMVGGMQSGMGYVGASSIPEFKERAEFVRVSSAGQQENHPHDVLITDEAPNYSPGE
- a CDS encoding DUF5794 domain-containing protein — translated: MSSSQHPIALAIERRVGGAQRLLATVMILPLVDGVFPALILAGAVDDVVGIVEIGLLVFGGSATVAVILADMDGSPREQIVAVLGVGILLVPIAAVEATLAPTISSVLDLAVFERFAGLVILAIAAKTASARIGEFLPRPAVVIGIGLVASVDLSGAEFALATDPGLVVRGTAAAAVGVAFALLIAALGPWLRTMVDIDRFRFGSAVALGVLPLSIYGLVPPEAPLSLAVLGVTALLAIDPETGDGSPETAIPTTDGGVGRGDASSTANAADSGQEDDTPSESDSRDEQEYDRGKLPWI
- a CDS encoding M24 family metallopeptidase, yielding MDPDLSAVDARLDALDADGYLLDADGTDPNQQYLSGFDAPDPFVTLYAGGTHLLFVRSLEFGRAKRDARADTVERFVDFAYDQRLEEHGRREAAAQVRAAFLRDHDVESVAVPPRFPTGTADALREQGIEVVVDHDDAIEQARAVKTDEEIEHVRAAQRANERAMAAAEDLIRGAGVDDEGRLVHEGEVLTSERVREEIEVTLLRDGCALDETIVACGADAADPHDQGSGPLLAEEPIILDIFPRDKATKYHADMTRTFLVGEPSETIEEWFELTDRARKAAIDAVEPGVTGAEVHDAVCDVYEDAGLPTLRSDGSTETGFIHTTGHGVGLAVHEQPSVSQRGGELEPGHVITIEPGLYDPDVGGVRIEDFLVVTEDGAENLTEYPVELTAE